A single window of Pseudomonas lijiangensis DNA harbors:
- a CDS encoding DUF2474 domain-containing protein produces MSGKNSMHDKDPALSKPLWQRLAWLVGIWAGSVFALFIVASLMRMFMNAAGLTTH; encoded by the coding sequence ATGTCTGGCAAGAACTCCATGCACGACAAGGATCCGGCGCTGAGCAAGCCGCTCTGGCAGCGGCTGGCCTGGCTGGTCGGTATCTGGGCAGGCAGTGTCTTTGCGCTGTTCATCGTGGCCAGTCTGATGCGCATGTTCATGAATGCAGCAGGATTGACCACCCACTGA
- the cydB gene encoding cytochrome d ubiquinol oxidase subunit II — protein MGIDLPLIWAVIIIFGIMMYVVMDGFDLGIGILFPFMKDSSDRDVMMNTVAPVWDGNETWLVLGGAALFGAFPMAYAVVLSALYLPLIFMLMGLIFRGVAFEFRFKATEEKRHLWDKAFIGGSLVATFFQGVALGAFIEGIPVVNREFAGGSLDWLAPFPMFCGLALIVAYALLGCTWLIMKTEGPLQKAMHDLARPLALATLAVIGIVSLWTPLAHPDIAQRWFSLPNLFWFMPVPILVLVTLYGLFKAVARNAHYTPFLLTLLLIFLGYSGLGISLWPNIIPPSVSIWAAAAPPQSQGFMLVGTLFIIPFILGYTFWSYYVFRGKVTAEDGYH, from the coding sequence ATGGGCATCGATCTTCCACTGATCTGGGCGGTCATCATCATCTTCGGCATCATGATGTACGTGGTGATGGATGGCTTTGACCTGGGCATCGGGATTCTCTTCCCGTTCATGAAAGACAGCTCCGACCGCGACGTGATGATGAACACCGTCGCTCCGGTCTGGGACGGTAATGAAACCTGGCTGGTACTGGGTGGTGCGGCATTGTTCGGGGCTTTTCCCATGGCCTATGCGGTGGTGCTGTCGGCACTCTATCTGCCGCTGATCTTCATGCTGATGGGGCTGATCTTTCGTGGAGTGGCTTTCGAGTTCCGCTTCAAGGCCACTGAAGAGAAGCGTCACCTGTGGGACAAGGCGTTCATTGGCGGCTCACTGGTTGCGACCTTCTTCCAGGGCGTGGCGCTGGGGGCTTTCATCGAAGGCATCCCGGTGGTCAATCGCGAGTTCGCCGGTGGTTCGCTGGACTGGCTGGCGCCGTTCCCGATGTTCTGTGGCCTGGCCCTGATCGTCGCTTATGCGTTGCTGGGCTGCACCTGGCTGATCATGAAGACCGAAGGCCCGTTGCAGAAGGCGATGCACGATCTGGCACGTCCCCTGGCGCTGGCGACTTTGGCGGTCATCGGTATTGTCAGCCTCTGGACGCCACTGGCTCACCCGGACATCGCGCAGCGCTGGTTCAGCCTGCCCAACCTGTTCTGGTTCATGCCCGTGCCGATTCTGGTGCTGGTCACCCTGTACGGCCTGTTCAAGGCAGTAGCCCGCAATGCCCATTACACGCCGTTCCTGCTGACGCTGCTGCTGATCTTTCTGGGCTACAGCGGCCTGGGAATCAGTCTGTGGCCCAATATCATTCCGCCGTCGGTCTCCATCTGGGCGGCTGCGGCTCCGCCTCAGAGTCAGGGTTTCATGCTGGTGGGCACGCTGTTCATCATCCCGTTCATTCTGGGGTACACCTTCTGGAGCTATTACGTGTTCCGCGGGAAGGTGACTGCCGAAGACGGTTACCACTAG
- a CDS encoding cytochrome ubiquinol oxidase subunit I has product MFGLEALDLARIQFAFTISFHILFPAITIGLASYLAVLEGLWLKTNNDVYRDLYHFWSKIFAVNFGMGVVSGLVMAYQFGTNWSRFSDFAGAVTGPLLTYEVLTAFFLEAGFLGVMLFGWNRVGRKLHFFSTVMVAIGTLISTFWILSSNSWMQTPQGFEIIDGRVIPTDWFAVVFNPSFPYRLAHMSIAAFVATAFFVGSSAAWHLLRGRDTPAIRTMLSMAMWMALLVAPLQAVVGDFHGLNTLKHQPAKIAAIEGHWENVGDEPTPLILFGWPDMKEERTKYAVEIPYLGSLILTHSLDKQVPALKEFKPEDRPNSTVVFWSFRIMVGLGFLMIFTGLWSLWLRKRDALYSNRAFLYLALWMGPSGLIAILAGWFTTEIGRQPWVVYGLMRTADASSGHSVTQMSITLVLFVVVYFLLFGAGLSYMMRLVRKGPKKHVEHTPTGGPGQKRTPARPLSAAVEGTEDGDNLDSLSKGN; this is encoded by the coding sequence ATGTTCGGTTTGGAGGCACTCGATCTTGCCCGAATCCAGTTCGCATTCACGATTTCGTTCCACATCCTGTTTCCTGCCATCACCATCGGTCTGGCGAGTTACCTGGCTGTGCTCGAAGGCTTGTGGCTGAAAACCAACAACGACGTCTACCGCGATCTTTACCATTTCTGGTCGAAGATATTTGCCGTCAACTTCGGCATGGGCGTGGTTTCCGGGCTGGTCATGGCCTATCAGTTCGGCACCAACTGGAGCCGCTTTTCCGACTTTGCCGGTGCGGTTACCGGGCCGTTGCTGACCTATGAGGTGCTGACGGCGTTCTTCCTGGAGGCGGGCTTCCTCGGTGTGATGCTGTTCGGCTGGAACCGGGTCGGCCGCAAGCTGCACTTCTTCTCGACGGTCATGGTCGCCATCGGCACCCTGATCTCCACCTTCTGGATTCTGTCGTCCAACAGCTGGATGCAGACGCCGCAAGGTTTTGAAATCATCGACGGTCGTGTGATCCCCACCGACTGGTTCGCAGTGGTCTTCAACCCGTCCTTCCCGTATCGCCTGGCGCACATGTCGATTGCCGCCTTTGTGGCGACCGCTTTCTTTGTCGGTTCTTCGGCGGCCTGGCATCTGTTGCGTGGCCGCGACACGCCAGCGATACGCACGATGCTGTCGATGGCCATGTGGATGGCGTTGCTGGTCGCGCCGTTGCAGGCCGTCGTTGGTGACTTCCACGGCTTGAACACGCTCAAGCACCAGCCGGCAAAAATCGCCGCCATCGAAGGCCACTGGGAAAACGTCGGTGACGAGCCGACGCCTCTGATCCTGTTCGGCTGGCCCGACATGAAGGAAGAGCGGACTAAATACGCCGTGGAAATTCCTTATCTGGGCAGCCTGATCCTGACTCACAGCCTGGACAAGCAAGTTCCGGCGCTCAAGGAGTTCAAGCCTGAAGACCGGCCGAATTCGACCGTCGTGTTCTGGTCGTTCCGGATCATGGTCGGCCTGGGTTTCCTGATGATCTTTACCGGGTTGTGGAGCCTCTGGCTGCGCAAGCGTGATGCGCTTTATAGCAACCGTGCTTTCCTCTATCTGGCCTTGTGGATGGGCCCCTCGGGACTGATCGCGATCCTGGCGGGCTGGTTCACCACGGAAATCGGTCGTCAGCCCTGGGTCGTCTACGGCCTGATGCGCACGGCGGATGCTTCGTCCGGCCACAGCGTCACGCAAATGAGCATTACCCTGGTGCTGTTCGTGGTCGTCTACTTCCTGCTGTTTGGCGCCGGCCTCAGTTACATGATGCGTCTGGTGCGCAAAGGACCGAAGAAACACGTCGAGCATACACCGACCGGCGGTCCCGGCCAGAAACGTACGCCAGCCCGTCCGCTCTCCGCTGCCGTAGAAGGCACCGAAGACGGCGACAACCTCGACAGCCTGAGCAAGGGGAACTGA
- a CDS encoding NCS2 family permease — translation MLERLFQLKAHNTNVRTEILAGVTTFLAMAYILFVNPSILGETGMDKGALFVATCLAAAIGSAVMGLIANYPIALAPGMGLNAFFTYTVVLHMGHTWQVALGAVFISAVMFFLLSLFKIREWIINSIPLPLRSAIAAGIGLFLALIALHNAGIVVSNPATMIGMGDLKQPAPILATLGFFLIVALDQLKVRGAVLIGILVTTLASILLGFTPFGGVVSMPPSLAPTFLQLDIMGALDVGLVSIIFAFLFVDIFDNSGTLIGVAKRAGLMGKDGHMPKMGRALIADSTAAMAGSLLGTSTTTSYIESAAGVSAGGRTGLTAIVVSVLFLLALFFAPLASSVPAFATAPALLFVAVLMASGMAEIDWEDLTVAAPVVITALAMPFTYSIANGIAFGFISWTAIKLLSGRGRELNSALVILSILFVIKLGWFNA, via the coding sequence ATGCTGGAAAGGCTGTTTCAACTCAAGGCACACAACACCAACGTGAGGACCGAGATACTGGCGGGCGTCACGACCTTCCTGGCCATGGCATACATCCTGTTCGTCAACCCGAGCATCCTGGGCGAAACCGGCATGGACAAGGGCGCGCTGTTCGTCGCCACCTGTCTGGCCGCCGCCATTGGCTCGGCCGTGATGGGCCTGATCGCCAACTACCCGATTGCCCTGGCACCGGGCATGGGCCTCAATGCCTTCTTTACCTACACCGTGGTCCTGCACATGGGCCATACCTGGCAGGTGGCGCTGGGTGCGGTCTTCATTTCGGCGGTGATGTTCTTCCTGCTGTCGCTGTTCAAGATCCGCGAGTGGATCATCAACAGCATTCCCCTGCCCCTGCGCTCGGCCATTGCAGCGGGCATCGGCCTGTTCCTGGCACTGATCGCCCTGCATAACGCCGGCATCGTGGTCAGTAACCCGGCCACCATGATTGGCATGGGCGACCTGAAACAACCGGCGCCGATACTGGCGACCCTGGGCTTCTTCCTGATCGTGGCGCTGGACCAGCTCAAGGTCCGCGGTGCAGTACTGATCGGCATTCTGGTCACCACCCTCGCCTCCATCCTGCTGGGCTTCACGCCGTTCGGCGGCGTGGTGTCGATGCCGCCTTCCCTGGCTCCGACCTTCCTGCAACTGGACATCATGGGTGCGCTGGACGTTGGACTGGTCAGCATCATCTTCGCCTTCCTGTTCGTGGATATCTTCGATAACTCCGGCACCCTCATCGGCGTCGCCAAGCGTGCGGGCCTGATGGGCAAGGACGGGCACATGCCGAAAATGGGCCGTGCGCTGATCGCCGACAGTACCGCCGCCATGGCCGGCTCGCTGTTGGGTACCTCGACCACCACCAGCTACATCGAATCCGCAGCCGGCGTCAGTGCCGGTGGCCGCACCGGCCTGACTGCCATCGTGGTCAGCGTGCTGTTCCTGCTGGCGCTGTTCTTCGCACCACTGGCCAGTAGCGTACCTGCTTTCGCCACGGCACCGGCGTTGCTGTTCGTTGCCGTGCTGATGGCTTCCGGCATGGCCGAAATCGACTGGGAAGACCTCACCGTCGCGGCCCCGGTGGTGATTACCGCCCTGGCCATGCCTTTCACTTACTCCATCGCCAACGGCATCGCCTTTGGCTTCATTTCCTGGACAGCAATCAAGCTGCTTTCGGGACGCGGGCGCGAGCTGAATTCGGCGCTGGTGATCCTGTCGATTCTGTTCGTGATCAAGCTGGGCTGGTTCAACGCATGA
- the trmA gene encoding tRNA (uridine(54)-C5)-methyltransferase TrmA, whose product MSVPFDPASYDRQLEEKAVRLRELLAPFDAPEPQIFDSPREHYRLRAEFRLWREDQKRYYAMFAPGDNKTPILLEGLPIASERINALMPVLRERWEASPTLNHKLFQVDFLTTLAGDAMITMCYHRPLDEEWQAEAQALASELNVSLIGRSKGQRLVIGLDYVTEKLEVAGRTFSYRQPEGAFTQPNGSVNQKMLNWAYDALGERSDDLLELYCGNGNFTLPLATRVRKVLATEISKTSVNAALSNLDDNAVDNVTLVRLSAEELTQALNDVRPFRRLQGVDLKSYEFASVFVDPPRAGMDPDTCELTRRFDRILYISCNPETLAANIAQLHDTHRIERCALFDQFPYTHHMESGVLLVRR is encoded by the coding sequence ATGAGTGTTCCTTTCGATCCCGCGAGCTACGATCGTCAGCTCGAAGAAAAAGCCGTCCGGTTGCGTGAGCTGCTGGCCCCTTTCGACGCACCCGAGCCGCAGATATTCGACTCGCCACGCGAGCATTACCGCCTGCGTGCGGAGTTTCGCCTGTGGCGCGAAGACCAGAAGCGTTACTACGCCATGTTCGCGCCGGGCGACAACAAGACGCCGATCCTGCTCGAAGGCCTGCCGATTGCCAGCGAACGTATCAATGCGTTGATGCCTGTGCTGCGCGAACGCTGGGAAGCCAGCCCGACGCTGAATCACAAGCTGTTCCAGGTGGACTTCCTGACCACCCTCGCGGGCGATGCCATGATTACCATGTGCTATCACCGCCCGCTGGACGAGGAATGGCAGGCCGAAGCTCAGGCATTGGCGAGCGAGCTGAATGTCAGCCTGATCGGCCGTTCCAAAGGCCAGCGCCTGGTGATCGGCCTGGATTACGTGACCGAAAAGCTGGAAGTCGCCGGTCGCACGTTCAGCTATCGCCAGCCTGAAGGCGCGTTCACCCAGCCAAACGGCAGCGTGAACCAGAAAATGCTCAACTGGGCCTATGACGCGCTGGGCGAGCGTAGCGACGATTTGCTGGAGCTGTATTGCGGCAACGGCAACTTCACCCTGCCGCTGGCCACCCGCGTGCGCAAAGTGCTGGCGACCGAAATCAGCAAGACGTCGGTGAATGCTGCGCTGAGCAACCTGGATGACAACGCGGTGGATAACGTCACGCTGGTGCGTCTGTCTGCAGAAGAGCTGACCCAGGCGCTGAACGATGTACGTCCTTTCCGCCGCCTGCAAGGCGTGGACTTGAAGAGCTATGAGTTCGCCAGCGTGTTCGTCGACCCGCCACGGGCCGGCATGGACCCGGACACCTGCGAGCTGACCCGCCGCTTCGATCGCATCCTGTACATCTCCTGCAACCCGGAAACCCTGGCCGCCAACATCGCCCAACTGCACGATACCCACCGGATCGAGCGCTGTGCACTATTTGACCAGTTCCCCTATACGCATCACATGGAATCTGGGGTTCTGCTGGTCAGGCGTTGA